cactcttctgggaaggcttttggagtgtggctgtggatTTCTTATAAATagctcattcagctacaagagcatcaGTGAGATAGGACACTGATGCCAAACAAGGCTTGGTGCGCAGTctgtgttccaattcatcccaaaagtgttcagtggggttgagatcaaaGCTATGTGCAGGACACTTAAGTTcctccacaccaaccttggcaaactatgTTTTTATGggcctcactttgtgcacaggggcattctCTTCCTGAAACacgtttgggccccttagttccctGGATGGGGAATTCTTAATTCTACAGCATAAAAAGACActgacaattgtgtgcttcaaactatGTGGCAAAGGCACGGAAGAATCGGAAGAAAACAGATATAGAGAAAATGTTTCATAATCTACACAAGACACATCCATATATTACACTTGCGATCCATAGCTTCTTTATCTGCTTAATAAATATTAGCAGGTAGCCTAGGTAATTAACAAGACCATATGTTAAAAAAGGATCTCACGTCATGCTGCAAATCACAGTATGTGAGTTAAAAATAAGTTGGTatactttcatattttcttaAATCCACATGCATGAAAACACCAAATCTTTAAATGTAATAGTTTTAACATTGTTCTATACTTTGTTCTGTTTAAAATTTTACTCtctctgctgaaaaacaaacaaacaatagaaaccctcatagaatttgtagtggttttaatgggaattgtataggttttaatggaaactgtaatagtccctgtgggtctctaatggtaatttgttgccttctattggttgCATGTTATTTCTAGTGCTAgtaattgtaatggttttaatggttagctgattgttttaatggtatttgttgtggaaaccattagaatccccccccccccccccttcagcAGGAGTATCTGACGTGATGTtgttaattgattaattaacaGATTGTTCATTGTTAATTAAACGAATTTCCCCAAAGCATCAAAAGTGTCGACAGTGTAAGTTTTGTAAGGTGATGCATGGTTTTGGGAAAGCTCATCCCTTTATCACACAGCTTGGAGAGGAAATGGCCGCTCAGAGTTCCTATATAAACACAGGCATGCGGCTGGGACAGCACGGAGTGTGTGGAGGAGATGATGCTGTGAGCTCTGCCCTTCTCTCACTTGTCCTTTTTACGGATCCTTGTAGTCTGAAGACATTTGGTAAAGTGTTTCCGTTTTAACAAATGAAGTTAATTAAAGTTATTAAAACTGAGTCACCTGTAGACTTCCAGTCGAGTTTTAGCGCTCAGAGTCTGTCTGAAATTTCTCCGTCTACTTTGCACAGATGTCCAGCGCCGTCAGCATGGACGCCTTCCTGTCTTCCGTTAACGGGTCCCACACCGACGCTCCAGAAGTGGCGACGCCTCGGGATCCCTTCGCCGGTCCTCTCGACTCGGTCGCGCCCTGGAACTACACGTTAATTGCGTGCTTGATGTTTGCAGTGACTTCCCTCTCTCTGGCAGAAAACTCCACAGTTATGATAGTAACATACAAATTTAAACAGCTGAGACAGCCCCTGAATTACATTATTGTCAACTTATCTGTGGCTGACTTCTGCTTGTCGCTGGTCGGAGGCACAATCAGTTTCCTGACCAACGCGCGGGGTTACTTCTTCCTGGGCAGGTGGGCGTGCGTCCTGGAGGGATTCGCCGTGACTTTTTTCGGTGAGTCTGAATTCCAGCGCTGTTATGGTGCTGAAGTAACGTGTGCATGCACGGGATATGCTCAGTGGTCCAGCACTTGGAGGATCTTTCTTAGAGGAAAGATCTAAGATGTAGATGTTGGATTGAGACCAAGGACTTTTATCGAGTTAAGACAGCAAAGTTTGTCCTGGTAAATTTAGTCAAAGTAGAGtcaacatattttaaataaactccTTCAGTTTTTGGCTCTTTGGTTTTCCAGCTTGTTGCTCTGGGGAAGCCTTAGAGATTCAATGTACCGTCTCAGAAAAATGGTAGTAATGTAGGTACTACCCTAAGTATGATTCTACGACTTTAATTAGCTTTTGAAGTAACACATTAAAGGTATTCTACTTGCACCTTTCCAAATTAAAGATACACCTTTCCAAACTAAAGGTCTGAAAAATGTAGGATGACAAGGAAAGTACAGTTAAGTACCCCTTTTCTGGAGAGTGTAGGGATTTCAGTTACAaaagttccaagtagaacccttttagaaAGGAAGAACCCTTGAGAACTCAAAGAACCCTTAGGAACCAttgaagaaccattttttttttgttggcaAAATTAAATCATACATATCTTTCTCTTTGGCTTATATGTGTATAGTAATATTAAACCCCTGACATCATAGGTTAAACCTGGTatcatgaaaatattttgaacaaactCAAGCATGTAGTTGAtttcattctatttttattgtcactatattcaaaaaacagctaaagacccatctcttccgtgaacacctaactaacccctataACGCCATCTCCACattatctgtttaaaaaaaaaaaaaaaaaacttactcttgcacttacacctcttctctgtgcactttgcttttctagaacttaATTAAAAGATCTtatatggtagcactacttgtattgttgtccgcttgatatatcgctttgcttgtatttcctgtaagtcgctttggataaaagtgtctgctaaatgaataaatgtattttgtacatttgtatttaaatgtattttgtatgAATGAagttaaaagaaaaagtataaatgataatatttctgttaaactTTACTTTTTGCATAATTATATAGTTGAGATTAATGTCTAAAGCCATTTTTTCTATATTTGACTTCCAGGACAGTGTAACATATAACAAACTTTTTTGCCTTGTAGGGATTGTTGCTCTCTGGTCTTTGGCAATCCTGGCTTTTGAGCGTTTCTTTGTGATCTGTCGCCCATTGAAAAATGTCCGTTTGGGAGTCAAACATGCAGCACTGGGTCTTCTGTTTGTCTGGACTTTCTCCTTCGTCTGTACTATTCCTCCAGTGCTTGGCTGGAACAGCTACACAGTCAGCAAGATTGGCACTACTTGTGAACCCAACTGGTGACTCTCCCCCTCCTTCTATAATACTCATAAATTAAATTCCCAGAATGATTTTTCTTGACACAAATGCtgcacactcacactgacaaaTTGACGAGTCAAAATAGCATTCTTTAATATGAGTGAACTGAAGTTGTGTTTTCTTATGTTTCCACAAAAGGTCACTGTAATTCTTTATAATAATGTCACAGAAAACGAACCCATATTTATTAAAGCTGAAAACTTTATGCAGAGTTTTTATCAGCTGATATAATTACACTCAAAATAAccttatattttacatttagcaGCTTTGAAAGGTGTtattcatttgtaagtcgctttggataaaagcgtctgataaatgaataaacgtaaatgtaataaatgtatttagtgTTAACACAAATTTGCCTTATTATGTTGAAGGTTATTTATGTAGGTAACTAATACTGATGTTTGTATCAGCTGAACATTCTGTCTTTAATGCAGTTATGGCTTATTGATCTGCATCAAGGGCACTGATAAGAAATAATGTTTACATGACATTTTAATAATCTATTCAAACATTTAGCATGTATGAGCTGTTTGTCAttctatttctcatttttaaatgaaaaaagagaaCTATAACTGCCAGTGAGATCTAGTTGTCAGATTGACATGGCTCAGTATATGAAACTTGTGTACTGTTGATCTTGAAATGTTATATCAGATGTTTAAATGAGTTCTGAGTCTTTGCTTTCTTCATTAAGGTACTCAAGAGACTACAAGGACCATACTTACATAATCACCTTCTTTGTCACCTGCTTTATCCTTCCACTTGGAGTAATCACTGTCTCCTATGGCAAACTCATGCAGAAACTCAGAAAGGTGGTTTATTTTGATTGTTCTAGGACACTGGAACATTTGTACAGTTTTAATTATAACACAGTACAAGAGTAAACTCctataaaatgatttaataatgGGATATGCTCTTGCAGGTATCCAATGCTCATGGGAAACTAGGTAATGCTCGGAAACCGGACCAGGCAGTGGCAAGGATGGTCATTGTAATGATTATTGCCTATATGGTTGGCTGGACACCTTATGCAGCATTCTCCATCCTCGTTACAGTTGATCCAACCATCAATATTAACCCTTGCCTTGCAGCAGCACCAGCCTTCTTCGCTAAAACTGCAGCTGTGTACAATCCGATCATTTACGTGTTCATGAACAAGCAGGTATGCCACTGTTGGCTTTATTGCCATGTAAATCTCTTTTACCACTGCCTCTGCCTATGTGCATGTAATGGTTGTAAGTAAAAAGTCTAGCACAAAAATTGGAAGGAACTCTAAATGAATCACAAAATTGTGAAGTGAtatatgaataatgaataagtAATGAATAAATTACATGCTAAAAATGTTTAAAGCAAATTTTCTCAATATATGTTATTATTCACAATCTTTATTAGTATACATTTAGTATACATTAGTATATTTAGTATACACTCAGCGTCCACTCTATTAGAAACACatgaacacctgcacattcatacagttatccaatcagccaatcacatggcagcagcgcaatgcataaattcatgcagacacagatcaagagcttcagttaatgttcacatcaaacctcagaatggggaaaaagtgtgatctctgtgactggAAAAGtccacgtgattttttttggcCAGTTTGGGTGACCCTATGCCCATGATaacctcagattcttgttctgaCAGCGGTGGAACCCaccatggtcttctgctgttgtggtCTTCTGACCTCAAAGTTCAATGTTTTGTgaatgctgagatgcttttctactcaccatggttgtaaagagtgattaaattagttactatatccttcctggcagctcgaaccaatctggccatgtTCCTCTGGCCTCTCTGATCAACacgcatttccacccacagaactttCACTTACTctaaatttttgtttgtttgtttttacatcttcctgtgtaaactctatagaATATTGTGTGTGAAATCCCAGGAgttcagcagtttatgaaacactcaaaccagccccTCTGTTACCAATATCCATGCCACGATCAaggtcacagagatcacacatattctttattctgatgtttgatgtgaacattatctggcgctcttgacctgtatctgcatgattttttgcattgttcgccacatgattggctgattacatAACTGCATAGATTCGCTTCACCACTTGCCAGGCATTCCGAGAATTCTCAAAGGCTCAACCCAGTGACTGGATTATGTTAATAattcagcattttttaaaatgtagatgCATGCTTAATAAGACCAAAGAGGGGAAGTCTCAGCCGTGATAGATGTTCATTTGATTTATTCTGGGCATGTCCAGCTCTCATAGGGTCTCATCTGAGAGCactaaatatgtaaatatgaatgGAATCATAAGAAAAGATACAACATTTACCTCCTTTTGAAAATTTTCATTTTAGTTGACTCTTTTGCAAATGTTAAAACTATTCTGTTTAAATAATCTGTGGTCTGGACAGAATCTGAAGGACATTGTAGAGACCTTCTCATGTGGATCTAATTCATCCCTTAGAAACATGTGTGTGATGACAGACATCTGGATACTTAATTGTGCATGTGCACATACATGTTGAGACTTTCCAGCAAACTCACAATGTGAcagtatttgcaataaatacaatccactccgaaagtattggaaggttaaaggccaattcttttgttttcacCAAACAGCATAtctaaagatgaatatgagacgtcAGATCATaagttcagctttcatttcctgttatctagatgtgttaaacaacttgacTGAAAACCAAACTATTTTTcaatgatcaaaaatattggaacatgtgactgacaggtgtttgttgttgcccaggtgtgccctgttagattgactgtttaaacaattaatagcgctgaatgtctactcttggtttgagccctgagTTTTACctatgaagactgcatttgttgttaaaaaggataaaccaacatgaagacctgAGAGctatctatgggagaaaagcaagccattttgaagctgaggaaAGAAAATTGATcggagccattgcacaagcattggacATAGCTAATACaataatttggaatgtcctaaaaatgaaagaaaccactggtgtactaacaaccagacactgAACAGGTCAGTCAGGGAAAACAGCaggtgatgacagaaacattgtgagagctgtgaagaaaccccccaaaacaacagtcagttgCATCACCAACAACCTGTACAGGGTAGAttaaaattcacaaagaaatacagagatgagctaTAAAAGTACTGAAATCAAGGTTaacttctaccaaagtgatggtaaggctaaaatgtggggaaagaaaggatctgctcatgatccaaaacataagaGCTCATCAGTTAAGCATgctggaggtagtgtcatgacttgggcttgcatgactgcttctggaatggccttgctaatctttattgataatgtaactcatgacagcagcagcagaatgaattcagaagccTACAGAAACAGAGAAATTCATCCAATCTAATTGAGAGGAACTTCAGAATGCAGCATATCAACGACACAAAACAGACtaccaacacaacaaaggacttggTCGTGGCAAAAATGTGGAAGGTCTTAGATTGGCCAAATCAATCACCAAACCTTAACCAAAttaagcatgcatttcacctcctgaaggggagactgaagggagaaaccccaaaacaaacaacaactgaatgaagctgcagtacaagcctggaaaaatgcaacagtttggtgatgtcactgggtCATCGGCTTGATGCTGTTTTTGCAACCAAGGGAAaggcaaccaaatattaagtattatttactttcatttactttaagaaTATCTGTTGCTATACTTTTGTTCACCTACGATTTGATGCTCTGCcaaaaaatgtgccatgttctaagttatttaacacatctacagtatatttaaatgtCAGGGgggaaaagctgaaattctaatatattgtctcaaatagtatattatagtattgtctcagtgtatagtaaaaacaattggccttgctgttcctgtactttcggaggggacagTAGTTCTGTCATACATGATCCCTTTTTTCCATGATATTGGACCACAAGTACACTATATGTACTGTTTATATTTGCTCAGCAGCTTGTTACTGTACAgtcagggaaaaaagtatttgatcccctgctgattttgtacgtttgcccactgacaaagaaatgatcagtctataattttaatggtagatttatttgaacagtgagagacagaataacaacaagaaaatccagaaaaacgcatgtcaaaaatgttataaattgatttgcattttaatgagggaaataagtatttgaccccctctcaatcagaaagatttctggctcccaggtgtcttttatacaggtaacgagctgagattaggagcacactcttaaagggagtgctcctaatctcagcttgttacctgtataaaagacacctgtccacagaagcaagcaatcagtcagattccaaactctccaccatggccaagaccaaagagctcttcaaggatgtcagggacaagattgtagacctacacaagtctggaatgggctacaaaaccattgccaagcagcttggtgagaaggtgacaacagttggtgcgattattcgcaaatggaagaaacacaaaagcaccgtcaatctccctcggcctggggctccatgcaagatctcacattgtggagttgcaatgatcatgagaacagtgaggaatcagcctagaactacacgggaggatcttgtcaatgatctcaaggcagctgggaccatagtcaccaagaaaacaattggtaacacaccaCGCCGTGAAGGAATGAAATCCTggagcgcccgcaaggtccccctgctcaagaaagcacatatacatgcccgtctgaagttttccaatgaacatctgaatgattcagaggacaactgggtgaaagtgttgtggtcagatgagaccaaaatggagctctttggcatcaactcaactcgccatgtttggaggaggaggaatgctgcctatgaccccaagaacaccatccccaccgtcaaacctggaggtggaaacattatgctttgggggtgtttttctgctaaggggacaggacaacttcaccgcatcaaagggacgatggacggggccatgtaccatcaaatcttgatGAGGTAATCTTGAGgaggtgagaacctccttccctcagccagggcattgaaaatgggtcgtggatgggtattccagcatgacaatgacccaaaacacacagccaaggcaacaaaggagtggctcaagaagaagcacattaaggtcctggagtggcctagccagtctccagaccttaatcccatagaaaatct
This is a stretch of genomic DNA from Ictalurus punctatus breed USDA103 chromosome 13, Coco_2.0, whole genome shotgun sequence. It encodes these proteins:
- the valopb gene encoding vertebrate ancient long opsin b; this translates as MSSAVSMDAFLSSVNGSHTDAPEVATPRDPFAGPLDSVAPWNYTLIACLMFAVTSLSLAENSTVMIVTYKFKQLRQPLNYIIVNLSVADFCLSLVGGTISFLTNARGYFFLGRWACVLEGFAVTFFGIVALWSLAILAFERFFVICRPLKNVRLGVKHAALGLLFVWTFSFVCTIPPVLGWNSYTVSKIGTTCEPNWYSRDYKDHTYIITFFVTCFILPLGVITVSYGKLMQKLRKVSNAHGKLGNARKPDQAVARMVIVMIIAYMVGWTPYAAFSILVTVDPTININPCLAAAPAFFAKTAAVYNPIIYVFMNKQFRKCLIQMFKGNGNSIDSSHLNPTSNKGAITQTECNLGEMSSIATHVPMNMCNLEKTDEDEEQNQHENRSSTELPLSESRVCPL